From a single Silene latifolia isolate original U9 population chromosome 6, ASM4854445v1, whole genome shotgun sequence genomic region:
- the LOC141587164 gene encoding tobamovirus multiplication protein 2B, with product MAAGGGSSSSSSREGTAKSTVADQISLAIQSTSNLLHLMQYSSPSQAQLAKLPKNLMAKTDTIRNTGQVLKQLPLVISSLDAYTEHGLNSIPHLKTVSQLLENMESSQLKSPSQSDLSQERTPEA from the exons ATGGCGGCTGGCGGAGgatcgagcagcagcagcagcagagaAGGTACAGCCAAATCTACGGTGGCTGATCAAATCTCCCTTGCCATTCAATCTACCTCCAATCTTCTTCATCTTATGCAATACTCTTCTCCTTCTCAG GCTCAACTCGCGAAGCTTCCCAAGAACCTCATGGCAAAAACGGATACCATTAGGAACACAGGGCAG GTGTTAAAACAGTTGCCGCTCGTGATTTCATCGCTGGATGCTTATACAGAGCATGGATTGAACAG CATTCCTCATTTAAAGACTGTAAGTCAGCTGCTAGAAAACATGGAAAGCTCCCAGCTTAAGTCTCCATCTCAATCCGATCTCTCTCAAGAGAG GACTCCCGAGGCGTAA
- the LOC141587166 gene encoding ribose-phosphate pyrophosphokinase 1-like, with protein MASFVLPSPSSSSSSMHSLQFRPAISLPSRLSPSFAIVKCSAGKSLKFVNGRASVPVLDEQSLRKNLHPKPVLENSVKTSDENTKLKLFSGTANPALSKEIAYYMGLELGKVNIKRFADGEIYVQLEESVRGCDVFIIQPTSPPVNENIMELNIIIDACRRASAKTVTAVIPYFGYARGDRKTQQREAIPAKVVANFITVIGADRVLACDLHSGQSMGYFDIPVDHVYCQPVILDYLASKYIASTDLVVVSPDVGGVARARAFAKKLSDAPLAIVDKRRHTHNVAEVMNLIGDVKGKVAVMVDDIIDTAGTITKGAELLHAEGAREVYACCTHAVFSSSAVENLSSGLFQEVIVTNTIPIAEKNFFPQLTVLSTANLLGETIWRVHGGSSVSSIFE; from the exons ATGGCGTCTTTTGTGCttccttctccttcttcttcctcatcttctATGCACTCTCTGCAATTTCGTCCCGCCATTTCTCTCCCTTCTCGCCTTTCTCCTTCTTTTGCCATCGTC AAATGTAGTGCTGGGAAGTCTTTGAAATTTGTAAATGGAAGGGCGTCTGTTCCGGTACTTGATGAGCAGAGCCTGCGGAAAAACTTGCACCCGAAACCAGTACTGGAGAATTCTGTAAAGACGAGTGATGAAAATACAAAGTTGAAACTATTTTCTGGCACGGCAAATCCTGCACTGTCTAAG GAAATTGCCTACTACATGGGTTTGGAGCTGGGAAAGGTGAATATAAAGCGATTTGCAGATGGTGAGATTTATGTGCAGTTGGAAGAGAGTGTTAGAGGATGCGATGTCTTCATCATTCAACCAACCAGCCCTCCTGTGAATGAAAACATTATGGAGCTAAATATTATTATAGATGCCTGTCGTAGAGCATCAGCCAAAACTGTTACTGCAGTTATTCCGTACTTTGGATATGCCAGAGGAGATAGGAAG ACTCAGCAGCGTGAAGCTATCCCTGCTAAAGTGGTTGCAAATTTTATAACCGTAATTGGTGCCGACAGAGTGCTGGCGTGTGATCTCCACTCCGGGCAATCAATGGGGTATTTTGATATTCCAGTTGATCATGTGTACTGTCAG CCTGTGATACTTGATTACTTAGCCAGCAAGTATATCGCCTCAACTGATTTGGTCGTAGTGTCCCCTGATGTTGGAGGGGTTGCAAGAGCCCGTGCTTTTGCTAAAAAGCTATCAGATGCGCCTTTGGCCATAGTGGATAAGAGACGACACACACAcaatgttgccgag GTGATGAATCTAATTGGTGATGTGAAAGGAAAAGTTGCTGTTATGGTGGATGATATAATCGACACAGCCG GCACAATCACAAAAGGTGCTGAATTGTTGCATGCAGAAGGGGCTAGAGAGGTTTATGCCTGTTGTACACATGCTGTTTTCAG TTCATCTGCCGTAGAGAATTTATCAAGTGGATTGTTCCAAGAGGTGATCGTTACAAACACAATTCCTATAGCCGAAAAGAACTTCTTTCCGCAGCTGACTGTTCTTTCAACAGCAAACCTTTTAGGCGAAACTATATGGCGGGTTCACGGTGGTAGTTCAGTTAGTAGTATATTTGAGTGA